The Niabella beijingensis genomic interval GATCCGAAACAGGTATTTTCAGTTTATCGAAGTAGCTGCCTAAATTTTTTCCGATCGCCTTTGATAATAAAATGAAATAGGTATTTCTTCTTTCATTGTTATCTTTTGTCTGTTTAAAACTGATATCGGTACCTCTGTATTCTTCTTCATAGATCTTTCTGGCGGATTGGTTCAATCGTTTTATCGCATCCCATCCATAAGTGTCAATAATGGGATAAAACAAGGTATAAAGCTGCAGGAACGGATCGTTCTGCCATCTGGAATAATCGGGATGGCGGATATAATCCTTTATCAGCTTCTGGATGCTGTCTCTTGTAGCACCTTCCCGCGACTGGTAGATGTCTTTTCCAAGGATCGTTCCATAGGTATAAAGAGTATACAAATTCACGGTCACTTCTCCCAGCTCATCAAAATCGACCCCAAAGAACTGATGCCGATGACCGATCTCATGAAAGTGGCCCCAGGATCCCGAATCCCGCAGACAGCGCTCATTCAAAAGCCGCGAGAGGCTTCTGTCGTTGGGGGCTACAATTTTTGAAGCAGAAGTATACATGTACCCATATGCTACATTGTTATCGATGATGATCCGCTCCGGGTGCCGCCGGGCTCGCGGGATCTGCGCCAGGTCGGCATTGGCATCCATCACTGCATCCCAGAACCGCATCAGCTTTTCCGGATCTTCAAGGTTCCGGATGCTGTCCGAAGGCACGGTAAGGATGATCTTATCGCTTGCCAGCTCCGCCCAGGGCGCGCCATAATTCCGGATCTGCTTTATCCATTCCTGGTTGGAGGTCGTTCCCAGTTTAAAATAAGGCGCATTTACCGCTCCCGCCACCGTTGCTTTAAAGGAATCCGCGCTGTCGGTCAGCGGTATATTGAAATACAGCAGCCCTCCGTACAGCGAGTGGATACGGACCGTATCTTTATCCAGATTGAAATTTTTTACCAGGCTAAACGGGTTTCGCAAATAGATGTCCAAATGCATCACTTCGTCTTCATGCGCTCCTATCTGGGCCTGGATATGCCGCGATGTGTCCGCCGGCTGATCCAGGATCACTTCCACAATATCCCCCGGAGCCACATACAACCCCGTACTATGCCATCGTTTAAAACTGGTATCCGGCTCCGCCAATCCGCTCCACCGGTTGGAATAGGCGATTTCAATACGCTTTGTAACCCGGGGCACACTGTCTGAAACGATCCCGGGAAACTCTTTATTATTCGCGGATCTGTGGTGCGGATCCAGCGTCGCCTGCCGTTCATCATCCGATACCCGCATAAAAAGACGGAACACATCCGGCCAGTAACCCGTAGGCAGCGGCTGCTTCAACCCCGGGAAACCGACACTGTCGAACTGATGGCCGGAAACGGACTGTACCAGGTCCTTGCGGGTCACAGCACTTGAATCGAGCCAGAAATAAATAAGCTTTAATATCCCCAGCGCTATCGCGCCGGTACCCTTGTCGTAAAACAGGGGGATGTACTGATAATTGCTGATATTCGGGAGGATCTGCTGCAGCTGCAGGTAATCCGGCGCCGGGCCGGTATAAAAAGTGTCTTCCGGAGCTCCCTTAACAAAATCCCCCGAATGGAACAACCCGGCCTTTGTCAGTAAATGATTTCCGGGAATACTGTCTAAATGATAATTATTGTTTTTTAGCGTTTCCCATGCTGATGAGAGATAAACCAGGGTGCCTCCCTTCTTAACAAAATCGCCGATATGTTCCAGACTGTCTGCGTTACCCGGTATATCGTTCAGGAACAATGTTCGTATCCCCGCAGGAATACGGTCCCCTGTCAGTTGCCGGATGGTTAAATGCTGCTGCCCGGCGATCCGGCTTAACGCTCCGAAGGCTTCCCTGTTAAAACCAACAGCCGCCATTCCGGCAGGTGCCCAATGAAATATATTCTTCCAGAATTGATGAACATCCGGCCGGCTTACAACCGGTTTACTAAGAAAACGGGCATTACCGATAACCAGTATCTTCCCGGTTCCCAACCGGCCGGTGATGATCACCGGCGCGTATATCGGCGGGCCGGAGCCTTCAGCCATATTTACAGAAGCGATCACCTGTACATCATACCCTACGGGATAGGTTATAATTGCAGGAACAGTATCTGCGTGCAGGTAAAATGTTCCGACACCTTTTAATAAGGCTGCTCTATCCGTTAGTTCCTGGGAGTGGGTGCTTTTTGCAAAAGCCGACAGCAACAGAAGCAGCCACAGGTGCATAAAACAGTTGATCGCGTTGCTTTTCATCCCATGAATGTAGCAAAAATCCGGCAGCTGCTATTCAAACTCATAGCCGATATCCCGGCGGTAGTACATATCATCAAAACGGATCTGCTCCAGGATCGTCCTTGACCGGCCAACAGCTTCTGAAACCGTATTCCCGAAAGCGGTGGCGCAAAGCACCCGTCCGCCACTGGTAACGATATGTCCATCCGCCTCTTTTGTACCGGCCTGGAACAGGATCGCCTCCTGCAGGGACTGATCCAGTCCCGTTATTTTAAATCCCTTTTCATAGTCGCCCGGATAGCCGCCGCTCACCGCCATTACCGTAACAGCAGTGCGGGGGTCCTCTTCGATCGTTATTTCAGAAAGACGGTGTTCAGCCGCCGCTTTACAAACAGCGGCAATATCGTTCTTCAGGCGCGGCATCACCACTTCCGTCTCGGGGTCACCCATGCGGCAGTTGTATTCAATTACAAAAGGATCATCTCCTACTTTTATGAGACCGATAAAAACAAAACCGGTATAATCGATCTTTTCCTTTGCCAACCCGTCTACTGTAGGCTTGATGATCCGGTCCGTCACCTTTTGCATAAAAGCCGCATCCGCAAACGGTACCGGGCTAACGGCGCCCATGCCCCCGGTATTCAGACCGGAATCTTTTTCCCCGATGCGTTTA includes:
- a CDS encoding M60 family metallopeptidase — its product is MKSNAINCFMHLWLLLLLSAFAKSTHSQELTDRAALLKGVGTFYLHADTVPAIITYPVGYDVQVIASVNMAEGSGPPIYAPVIITGRLGTGKILVIGNARFLSKPVVSRPDVHQFWKNIFHWAPAGMAAVGFNREAFGALSRIAGQQHLTIRQLTGDRIPAGIRTLFLNDIPGNADSLEHIGDFVKKGGTLVYLSSAWETLKNNNYHLDSIPGNHLLTKAGLFHSGDFVKGAPEDTFYTGPAPDYLQLQQILPNISNYQYIPLFYDKGTGAIALGILKLIYFWLDSSAVTRKDLVQSVSGHQFDSVGFPGLKQPLPTGYWPDVFRLFMRVSDDERQATLDPHHRSANNKEFPGIVSDSVPRVTKRIEIAYSNRWSGLAEPDTSFKRWHSTGLYVAPGDIVEVILDQPADTSRHIQAQIGAHEDEVMHLDIYLRNPFSLVKNFNLDKDTVRIHSLYGGLLYFNIPLTDSADSFKATVAGAVNAPYFKLGTTSNQEWIKQIRNYGAPWAELASDKIILTVPSDSIRNLEDPEKLMRFWDAVMDANADLAQIPRARRHPERIIIDNNVAYGYMYTSASKIVAPNDRSLSRLLNERCLRDSGSWGHFHEIGHRHQFFGVDFDELGEVTVNLYTLYTYGTILGKDIYQSREGATRDSIQKLIKDYIRHPDYSRWQNDPFLQLYTLFYPIIDTYGWDAIKRLNQSARKIYEEEYRGTDISFKQTKDNNERRNTYFILLSKAIGKNLGSYFDKLKIPVSDPAKREVAGLPVWLPDLFLTTGP